One genomic region from Pseudoduganella lutea encodes:
- a CDS encoding SH3 domain-containing protein: MSFTDYHGIAAYGLALAFTLVLAAFLTPARWWRRPTARGVAILGTGTWAFGALLLHLVAPPMAGAVQTDVPMQQAASSLPANVPAAGQPYRVHRDLNVRDAAGVGAARMAVVPAGAVVTPTGARHGDWWQIRYDGAGSAQATRTGWASSLWLRSAAEQ, from the coding sequence ATGTCGTTCACCGATTATCACGGTATCGCCGCTTACGGGCTGGCGCTGGCGTTCACGCTGGTACTGGCAGCGTTCCTTACGCCGGCGCGCTGGTGGCGGCGGCCGACCGCGCGCGGCGTCGCCATCCTCGGCACCGGAACGTGGGCGTTCGGCGCACTGCTGCTGCATCTCGTCGCGCCGCCGATGGCGGGCGCCGTGCAAACTGACGTGCCGATGCAACAGGCGGCATCGTCTTTGCCGGCGAACGTGCCGGCCGCCGGGCAGCCCTACCGTGTCCACCGCGACCTGAACGTGCGCGACGCGGCCGGTGTCGGCGCGGCGCGGATGGCGGTGGTGCCAGCCGGCGCGGTCGTCACGCCGACCGGCGCGCGCCACGGCGACTGGTGGCAGATCCGCTATGACGGCGCGGGCAGCGCACAGGCCACGCGAACGGGATGGGCCAGCAGCCTGTGGCTGCGCAGCGCGGCCGAGCAGTGA
- a CDS encoding FHA domain-containing protein, translating to MNTCRNTDHPHCTFWVAPGQHACEAGHDQPAEASEPAGAAPGAPSEAASSYELLAAMRNARGPQADVRSAPVAPSHSTGNYASPIRVRPQLHISGFDPRAAGGRQTLKMELRGMPGDCAPQLAIRLSSELIRNGVSDQRFVRAVDGDWRPVFAEFSSRDREHGQYQIHAEVLSQHPGQAGRKWECTFVILVPRLDATLTEIHRIFLSTHKNVRVMADDASIARVSGMGADSMDIDVTARNAGIAHVDLGAADGKGGKVDLGFSTIAWDEDLIEIDMPHAGPSHPHPSHAATFVNAAPEAGAQRHVRLFALEECVFGRMEIVDPEANVLLNHYGADGIDSAGLTRRLSGRHAVIRRGTQGFEIEDVSRYGLLLDGVWPGKHKPVPLRLGMKIELSASIKGIVILEVTALMPHGVVLHRIDEGAHAECFVVLAPDTHPGYPLRRMQAAPVAATLPPLFHHDGGFWHLDAVTGKETALGPQAQLDKLSRVPGHTRFAADPYPETYIIRTGAMGAATVAGEMHTA from the coding sequence ATGAATACTTGCCGCAACACCGATCACCCGCACTGCACCTTCTGGGTCGCGCCGGGTCAGCACGCCTGCGAAGCTGGCCACGACCAGCCCGCGGAGGCATCGGAACCGGCTGGCGCTGCGCCAGGCGCGCCATCGGAAGCAGCGTCGAGCTACGAGCTGCTGGCCGCCATGCGCAATGCGCGCGGCCCACAGGCCGATGTCCGGAGCGCGCCCGTGGCACCTTCGCATTCGACCGGCAACTACGCTTCGCCGATCCGCGTGCGGCCGCAGTTGCACATCAGCGGCTTCGATCCGCGCGCGGCCGGCGGCCGCCAGACGCTCAAGATGGAACTGCGCGGCATGCCGGGCGACTGCGCGCCGCAGCTGGCGATCCGGCTGTCGTCGGAACTGATCCGCAACGGCGTGTCGGACCAGCGCTTCGTGCGCGCCGTCGATGGCGACTGGCGCCCCGTATTCGCCGAATTCTCGTCGCGCGACCGCGAACATGGCCAGTACCAGATCCATGCCGAGGTGCTCAGCCAGCATCCGGGCCAGGCCGGCCGCAAGTGGGAATGCACATTTGTCATCCTGGTGCCGCGGCTCGATGCCACGCTCACCGAGATCCACCGCATCTTCCTGTCCACGCACAAGAACGTGCGCGTGATGGCGGATGACGCGTCGATCGCCCGTGTCTCGGGCATGGGCGCCGACAGCATGGATATCGACGTCACGGCGCGCAATGCCGGCATCGCCCACGTGGACCTGGGCGCAGCGGATGGCAAGGGCGGCAAGGTCGACCTGGGCTTTTCCACCATCGCGTGGGATGAGGACCTGATCGAGATCGACATGCCGCATGCCGGCCCGTCGCACCCGCATCCGAGCCACGCCGCCACGTTCGTCAACGCGGCACCGGAAGCCGGCGCCCAGCGCCACGTGCGCCTGTTCGCGCTGGAGGAATGCGTGTTCGGCCGCATGGAGATCGTCGACCCGGAAGCGAACGTGCTGCTCAACCACTATGGCGCCGATGGCATCGACAGCGCCGGGCTGACGCGTCGCCTGTCCGGCCGGCACGCGGTGATCCGCCGCGGCACGCAGGGCTTTGAAATCGAGGACGTGTCCCGCTATGGCCTGCTGCTGGACGGCGTCTGGCCCGGCAAGCACAAGCCGGTGCCGCTGCGCCTGGGCATGAAGATCGAGCTTTCCGCCAGCATCAAGGGCATCGTCATCCTCGAGGTGACGGCGCTGATGCCGCATGGCGTGGTCCTGCACCGCATCGACGAGGGCGCGCACGCCGAATGCTTCGTCGTGCTGGCGCCGGACACGCATCCCGGCTATCCGCTGCGTCGCATGCAGGCGGCGCCGGTGGCCGCCACGCTGCCACCGCTGTTCCACCACGACGGCGGCTTCTGGCACCTGGACGCGGTGACCGGCAAGGAAACCGCGCTGGGGCCGCAGGCGCAACTGGACAAGCTGAGCCGCGTGCCAGGGCACACCCGGTTTGCCGCGGACCCGTATCCGGAGACTTACATCATCCGCACCGGCGCCATGGGCGCCGCGACAGTGGCCGGGGAAATGCATACCGCCTGA
- a CDS encoding YdhR family protein codes for MIIAITAFRLPQPITPEEARRIFLGTAPTYQGVPGLLKKHYVLSEDGGTAGGVYLWNSRAEAEALYTEAWRAFVADKYGTDPTVTFFDSPVTVDNLAQQVFAPD; via the coding sequence ATGATCATCGCCATCACCGCGTTCAGGTTGCCGCAGCCGATCACCCCGGAGGAAGCCCGGCGCATCTTCCTCGGCACGGCGCCCACGTACCAGGGTGTGCCCGGGCTGTTAAAGAAGCATTACGTATTGTCCGAGGATGGGGGAACCGCCGGTGGCGTCTACCTGTGGAATTCGCGGGCCGAAGCCGAAGCGTTGTACACGGAAGCGTGGCGGGCCTTCGTCGCCGACAAATACGGTACCGATCCCACCGTGACGTTCTTCGACAGCCCGGTCACCGTCGACAACCTGGCGCAGCAGGTTTTTGCGCCAGACTAA
- a CDS encoding pirin family protein: MNIAHLIKGHDKDLGGGFIVRRYLPSVIKQAVGPFIFFDHFGPLDVPLDANHDVRPHPHIGLATVTYLFEGAMDHRDSIGTYQRIEPGAINWMTAGRGIVHSERAPVDLKGHPHRMHGLQLWAALPRANEEDEPNFSHTPASAIPELSVDGATVRVLIGSAFGQTSPVPTYMETLYLDVALEPGRELTLHALPAEAAIYPVTGSVEVDGIAVAANAMALLDASGAPRVTSAAGARFVVIGGAPLDGHRSMFWNFVSSSKERLAQAADDWEADRFDKVPGETERIPLPNRPKPQGTYL, translated from the coding sequence ATGAACATCGCGCACCTGATCAAGGGCCACGACAAGGACCTGGGCGGCGGCTTCATCGTGCGCCGCTACCTGCCATCGGTCATCAAGCAGGCCGTCGGCCCGTTCATCTTCTTCGACCATTTCGGCCCGCTCGACGTGCCGCTCGATGCCAACCACGACGTGCGCCCGCACCCGCACATCGGGCTGGCCACGGTCACGTACCTGTTCGAGGGCGCGATGGATCACCGCGACAGCATCGGCACGTACCAGCGCATCGAACCGGGCGCCATCAACTGGATGACGGCCGGCCGCGGCATCGTCCACTCCGAGCGCGCGCCGGTCGACCTGAAGGGCCACCCGCACCGCATGCATGGCCTGCAATTGTGGGCCGCGCTGCCGCGCGCGAACGAGGAAGACGAACCGAATTTCTCGCACACGCCGGCATCCGCTATTCCCGAACTGTCCGTCGACGGCGCCACGGTGCGCGTGCTGATCGGTTCGGCGTTCGGGCAAACGTCGCCGGTGCCGACGTACATGGAAACGCTGTACCTCGACGTGGCGCTGGAGCCCGGCCGGGAACTCACGCTGCATGCGCTGCCCGCCGAAGCGGCGATCTACCCGGTCACCGGCAGCGTGGAAGTCGATGGCATCGCCGTCGCCGCGAATGCGATGGCGCTGCTGGACGCGTCGGGCGCACCGCGTGTCACGTCGGCGGCCGGCGCGCGCTTCGTCGTCATCGGCGGCGCGCCACTGGACGGACACCGCTCCATGTTCTGGAACTTCGTGTCGTCCTCGAAGGAACGCCTGGCGCAGGCGGCGGACGACTGGGAGGCGGACCGTTTCGACAAGGTGCCGGGCGAAACGGAACGGATCCCGCTGCCGAACCGGCCGAAGCCGCAGGGCACCTATCTGTAA
- a CDS encoding OsmC family protein: protein MTITVRRDATQPMRHIVHVRNHLIPADVSQEEGGADAGPSPHDLYDAALSSCKALTVLWYAKRKNIPVDDIQVSTVRDDSEERKGTYRLAVTLHLAGDLSEAQRAELLSVAEKCPVHKLMTAVTTEVTTTLG from the coding sequence ATGACCATTACCGTCCGCCGCGATGCCACCCAACCGATGCGCCACATCGTCCACGTGCGTAACCACCTGATTCCGGCCGACGTGTCGCAGGAAGAGGGCGGCGCGGATGCCGGCCCATCGCCGCACGACCTGTACGACGCGGCGCTGTCCTCGTGCAAGGCGCTGACGGTGCTGTGGTATGCGAAGCGCAAGAACATCCCCGTCGACGACATCCAGGTCTCGACCGTGCGCGACGACAGCGAAGAACGGAAGGGTACCTACCGCCTGGCCGTCACGCTGCACCTGGCCGGCGACCTGTCCGAGGCGCAGCGGGCCGAGCTGCTTTCCGTGGCCGAGAAGTGCCCCGTGCACAAGCTGATGACGGCCGTGACGACCGAAGTAACCACCACGCTGGGGTAA